AGATCCGCGTCGGCCGGCGCAACGCGCGGCCCGGCGAGACCGAGCAGTTCCTGGCGGGGCTGGTGCGCGCCAATCGCGCCATCGACGAGGCGGCGCGCGGCAAGCTCGATACCTCCTGCGCCGCGGCGCTGCCGAAAGATCTGGGCGACTGGACCAGCACCACCGCATTCGTGCTCGGCGCCAGCGCGACCGGGAAGGATCTCGCCGATCTCTCCGCGATGGACAAGGCGCGTGCGCAGGACCGCAGCGCGCCGCTGGCCTGCCGCCAGGGGCTGGGCACGTTCATCGCCAGGCTCGGCGAATCGTTGCCGTTGTCGCTGTCGACTCCAGCAACGCGCGTCGTGTGGGCCAACCGCGACGTCGCGGTGGAAACGCCGGCGGGGCGAATCGCGGCGCGCGCCGTCATCCTCACGGTGTCGACCAACGTGCTGACATCAGGCGCCATCAAGTTCGCGCCCGAGCTGCCCAAGCGGCAGCTCGACGCCGCCGCGAAGCTCAGCCTCGGCAGCTATGATCACATCGCGCTGATGCTGGCGGGCAATCCGCTCGGCCTGTCGCGGGACGAGGTCATCATCGAGCAGAGCAATTCCAGTCGCACAGGTCTGCTGCTTGCCAATATCGGCGGATCGTCGCTTTGTACCGTCGATGTTGCCGGCGCCTTCGGCCGCGAACTATCAGCGCAGGGCGAGGCGGCGATGGTCGACTTCGCCAGGGAGTGGATCGGCAAGCTGTTTGGAAGTGAGGCCGCCGCAGCGGTGAAGTCGTCCGCAGCGACGCGCTGGAACCTGGCGCCGGGCGTGCTCGGCGCGATGTCGGCGGCCACGCCCGGCAGCCAGGGCGCCCGCAAAATATTGGGCGAGCCCTTGGGTCCGCTGTTTCTTGCGGGAGAGGCCACGCACGAAACGCTGTGGGGCACGGTCGACGGCGCCTGGGACTCCGGCGAGCGCGCCGCGGAAGCCGCGCTGCGCAGGATCGGCGCGATCAAGGACGCTGAGCCGGAGCCGAGCAGTGAGCGGCAACGACCGCGCCGTCGCGGCAAGGTGCGCTCGGCATCGCCGGAGGATTGACGGTCGATCCGCAAGCTCATCAGCAAGAGGGTGGGCACGGCGCAACTGCGATCTCAAGCGTTGAAATGGCACGGCTGCGCCTTTGCCCACCCTACGGCTGATGCAGGCGAGCTGCCGATTGAAGCACGCCCAGCCTTGGCTACACCGGCAGCTTCAATTCCATCAGGTCTTTCGCGACCACGATGCGGCCCGTGTAGTTCTTCTTCACGTCCCGCGTCCAGTCCTCGTCCGTCACTTCGGGATCATCACCGGGCACGAAGTGGCTGAGCACCAGCACCTTCACGCCTGCAGCCGCGGCGATGCGTCCGACGTCTTCCGTGGTCGTGTGACTGTCGAGCAGGTGCTTCTTCAGCGTCGAGCCGTTCTTCGTCTTGGCGACCAGCCGATCCACCGCGGGCACATAGAGGCATTCATGCACGAGCACGTCGGCGCCCTTGGCAAACTCTGCAAGCTTCGGGTTATAGGCCGTGTCGCTCGAGAACACGATCGTGCCGTCGGGCGTCTCGAACTTGTACGCGAAGTTGTCGGTGATCGGCGGATGTGGCGTGCGGAACGCGGTCACCGTCACGTCCGCCGTCTTCAGCACGACGCCGTCCGCGTCGATATCCTTCGCGACCAGGAGTGGCCGCGGATCTGGCCGGCCTTCGTCCGCGATGCGGGTGTCGACGTCGAACTTGTTGGTTTCCCAGAAGCTCCTGGTCATCGCCTCCAGGCCCTTCGGTCCGAACGACTGGATCGGCGTCGACAATCCTGCGGCCCAGGCGTTGTAGAACAGATTGCCGTATTCGAGATTGTGATCGGAATGGTGATGGCTGATCAGGATGTACTTGACCGAAGGGATCGGAACGCCCGCATTGACGAGCTGACGGCTGACGCCCGTGCCGCAATCGATCACGAACGGCGTGCCGTTGACGACGACGAGATTGGCCGGATTCGAAGCGCCGACGCCGACGCGCGGGCCGCCCTTGGTGCCGAGGAAGACCATCCGCGTGCCGGTCTTCGTGCCTTGCGCGAACGCCGCGGGCGCCGCGATGGCGCCGGCCGCTCCCAGCGCAAGCTTGAGCATTGTTCGCCGATGGATCACGGCGGCCTCCCTGTCTGCTTCGTTGCAGGAAGGCTAACCCCGCCCGAGCACGCCGTCGAGGGCCGGCAGGCCGGCGATCACGGCGATTGCGATCAGCGCATAGCAGATGGCGCGGAACACCTGCTCGCTGGCGCGGCCGAACAGCGACGCGCCGAACGCGACGCCGAGCGCGTAGACCGGCCCGATCAGCAGCGAAAGCTTCAGCGAATCCCAGGTGATCAGCCCGCTCATTGCGTAGCTCACCATCGCGAAGAAGTCCGATGCGCCGAAAAACAGCACGATGTTCGCCCGTGCGATCTTTGGCGGGATCGGGCGTCCCAGCCAATAGCCGACGATCGGCGGGCCCCCGGTCTGCGCCAGTCCGCTGCAGAATCCGGAGATGCAGCCGACAGCGACCGACAGCGCGGTGTACTCCCTGCCGCGATAGCGCCAGCCGGACAGCAGCAGCGCAAGCAGCGCGATTACGAAACCGGTGATGATCCAGCGGACGGTGACCGGGTCCAGCCGGCTGAGGAAATAGGTGCCCACGGGCACGCCGACCAACGCACCCGCGACGATCACCGCGGTGGCCTTGCGGTCGGCCTCCCGCCAGGCCGGCGCCACCATCGGGGCCATCGAGACGAAATCGATCACCAGCAGCAGCGGCGCAACGAGACGGGGCGTCGCAAAACTGCTCGCCAGCGGCATGAAGATCAGCGCCGCGCCGAAGCCGGAGAAGCCGCGCGCCGTTGCGGCAATGAAGGCGACGATCGCCAGCGCGATCGTCGCGAACAGGCTGAGATCGGCAGGGATGAGCCCGGAGAGGCTCATCCGCGCAACGTGCCGCCGGTCTTCTTGCCGACGTCTGCGGTGATCTTTGCCGCGACGGCGTCGATCTCCTCGTCGGTCATGGTCTTGTCGCGTGGCTGCAAGGTCACGGCGATCGCGATCGACTTCTTGCCGTCCTCGATGCCCTTGCCCTCGTAGACGTCGAACACGGTGACATCGGTGATCAGCTTCTTGTCGACGCCCTGCGCGGCGCGGACGATGTCGCCGGCCTTGACCTTGCGATCGACGATGAAGGCGAAGTCGCGCGACACCGGCTGGAATGCCGAGAGCTCCAGCACCGGCTTGGCGCGGGTCGGCTTCGCCTTGGCCGCCGGAATGCGATCCAGGATCACCTCGAAGGCGACCAGCGGCCCGTCCGCCTTCAGCGCCTCCAGCGTGCGCGGATGCAGCTCGCCGAAATGCCCGAGCACGTTCTGCGGGCCCATCTGGATCGTGCCGGAGCGCCCCGGATGCATCCAGGCCGGCCCGCCGGCGACGATCTGCAGCGACGCCATCGGCGCGCCGGCCGCCGCGAGCACCGCGAGCGCATCGGCCTTGGCGTCGTAGGCACTGGCCGGCTGCGATCCGGTCCAGTGCCGGCCGAGTCCCTTCGCCGGCGCGATGCCGCGGCGGATGCCGCTCGCGGCCACGAACTGATCCGTCGGGCCATCGCCCTTGAAGACCTGCCCGACCTCGAAGATCGCCGCATCGCCGAAGCCGCGATCGGCATTGGCCTGCACCGTCGCGGTCAGGCCCGGCAACAGGCTTGGGCGCATGTCCGAGAGATCGGACGCGATCGGGTTGGCGAGAGCGAGCTCGGCCTTGCCGCCGCCGAACAATTCGGCCGCCGGCTTGGAGATGAATGACCACGTCACGGCTTCGACCATGCCGCGCGCGGCCAGCGCGCGCTTGGCGCGCCGCGTGCGCAATTGCAGCGGCGTCAGCACCGGCTTGCGCGGGGCGTCGCCGCGCTCGAACGGCGTCATCGGCACCTTGTCGACGCCGACGATGCGCACGACTTCCTCGACGATATCGGCCTTGCCGTGCACGTCGCTGCGCCAGGACGGCACCGCGACCTTCACGACGGGGCCGTTGCCGGCGACCACGAAGCCGAGATGCGTCAGGATCCGCCGCATCTCGGTCAGCGGCACCTCGATGCCCGTCAGCCGCTTCACCTCGGTCAACGGGAAGTCGACGATGCGGTCATCGCCGAACGGGTTGCCGACGACGACAGTCTCCGATGGCGTGCCGCCGCACAGGTCGAGCACGAGCTTGGTCGCCATCTCCAGGCCCGGCACCATGAAGGCCGGATCGACGCCGCGCTCGAAGCGGTAGCGCGCGTCGGAATTGATCCCGAGCTTGCGGCCGGTCTGAGCGATGTTGATCTCGTTCCACAGCGCCGATTCGATCAGCACGTCGGTGGTGCCTTCATCGCAGCCCGAAGCCTCGCCGCCCATGATGCCGGCGAGCGATTCGACGCCGGCGTCATCGGCGATGACGCACATCGCATTGTCGAGCGTGTAGGTGCGGCCATCCAGCGCCAGCAAGCTTTCGCCATCGCGCGCGCGGCGGACGACCAGATTGCCCTTGACCTTCTTGGCGTCGAACACGTGCAGCGGGCGGGCGCGGTCGAAGGTCATGTAGTTGGTGATGTCGACCAGCGCGTTGATCGGACGCAGTCCGATCGAGGTCAGGCGCTGCTGCAGCCATTTCGGCGATGGTCCGTTCTTGACGCCGCGCACGAGTCGCAGCGCGAAACCGGGACATAGCTTCTCGTCTTCGACCTTGACCTTCACGGGGCAAGGGAATTCGCCCCTGATCGGCTTGATGCCGGGATCTTTCAGCTTGCCCATGTCGGCGGCGGCGAGGTCGCGGGCGATGCCGTGCACGCCGGTGCAGTCCTGGCGGTTCGGCGTCAGGTTGATCTCGAATTGGGGATCGCCGAGCCCGGCCCATTCGGCGTAGGGGGTGCCGATCGGCGCATCCGCCGGCAGCTCCATGATGCCGTCGTGATCGTCGGAGATCTGCAGCTCGGCCGCCGAGCACAGCATGCCGCGGCTCTCGACGCCGCGGATCGTGCCGACCGACAGCGTGATGTTCTTGCCGGGGATGTAGGTGCCCGGCGGCGAGAACACCGACACCAGTCCCGCGCGCGCATTCGGCGCGCCGCACACCACCTGCACCGGCGCGCCACCGTCGCCGGTGTCGACCATGCAGACGCGCAGCCGATCCGCATTCGGATGCTGCTCGGCGGAGACGACGCGCGCGATTTTATACGGCGCGAGCAGCTTCGCCTTGTCCTCGAGATGCTCGACCTCGAGGCCGATCATCGTGAGCTTGTTGGCGAGCGTCTCGACCGACTCGTCGGTGTCGAGATGGTCCTTCAGCCAGGACAGCGTGAATTTCATGGCTCTTTCCGCTGATTCAGTCCCGTTCCCTCCCCCGCTTGCGGGGGAGGGTCAGGGTGGGGGCTCTCGCCGCAATGGCAGCGGCAATGGTTTCAAGAACGCCGGCGCGATTGGCCAGGACGTCGTTATTGGCAAAGCGCAGGATGTGAAATCCTTTGGCTTCGATCGCAGCTGAGCGTGAAGCGTCGCGCTGTTCGCCTTCAGTTGAGAAGTGCTGTCCGCCATCGAGCTCGATGACGAGACGTGCGGTGTGGCAGACGAAGTCGACGATGTAGCGGTCGATCGGGACCTGACGGCGAAAGCCCGCGCCGAGCAGGCGATGGCCGCGCAGCTCGGACCATAATATTCTCTCGGCATCCGTCGAGTTTTGGCGGAGGGCGCGCGCATTCGTTCGAAGCTTCGGCGAGACTGTCCAGATGGGCTTCTCGTCGTCCATCGACACCTCCTGCGCGGAGAGACCCCCACCCCAGCCCTCCCCCGCAAGCGGGAGAGGGAGTTCGAGCGTTTGCTGAGAGAGGGCGAGGCTCATCACGAACTCAGCCCTCCGGCCAAGGTCGGGACCTCCAACGGCTTGAAGCCGTAATGCGACAGCCAGCGGACATCGCCCTCGAACAGCTGGCGCAGGTCGCTCATGCCGTATTTCAGCATCGCGATGCGGTCGATGCCCATGCCCCAGGCAAAGCCCTGGTATTCGTCGGGATCGATGCCGCAGGCGCGCAGCACGTTCGGATGCACCATGCCGCAGCCGAGAATCTCCAGCCAGTCCTCGCCCTCGCCGAAGCGGATCTCGCCCTTGTCGCGGCGGCACTGGATGTCGACCTCGAGCGACGGCTCGGTGAACGGGAAGAACGACGGCCGGAATTTCATGTTGATGTGGTCGACCTCGAAGAACGCCTTGCAGAACTCGTGCAGGATCCATTTGAGGTGACCGAGATGCGAGCCCTTGTCGATGACGAGGCCCTCGACCTGGTGGAATTGCGGCGTGTGGGTCGCGTCCGAATCGATGCGGTAGGTGCGGCCCGGGCAGATCACGCGGATCGGCGGCTTCTGGCTCAGCATCGTCCGCACCTGTACCGGCGAGGTGTGGGTTCGCAGCAGCATGCGCGAGCCGTCCGGCTTCGGATTGAAGAAGAACGTGTCGTGCATCTCCCGCGCCGGATGTCCTTCCGGGAAGTTCAGCTTGGTGAAGTTGTAGTCGTCGGTCTCGACATCCGGGCCTTCCGCGATCGAGAAGCCCATGTCGGCGAAGATCGTGGTCAGCTCGTCCATCACCTGGCTGAGCGGATGGATGCGGCCGGTCTCGGCCGGCGAATCCTGCAGCGGCAGCGTGACGTCGATGGTCTCGGCCGCGAGCCTCGCGTCGAGCGCCGCGGCCTTGAGCACGTCGCGGCGCGCGGTCAGCGCCTGCGTGACCTTGTCCTTGGCGAGGTTGATCGCCGCTCCTTGCGTCTTGCGCTCGTCCGGCGACATCTTGCCGAGCGTCGCTAGCAGCGCCGAGATCGAGCCCTTCTTGCCGAGCGCCGAGACGCGGACGGCTTCCAGAGCGGCCTCATCGCCGGCGGCGGCGATCTGGTCGAGGATCGAGGTTTCGAGCGTAGCGAGGTCGGACACGGTCAAAATCTCCGCGGGACAAAAGGCGGCTGGGTTGTCGCCGCGCGGGCGACACGGGTCAAGCGAAAGCAGGCATGTTGCCGGATAGCAAAAAGCGGCCGAGAGCATCGGCCGCTTTTGAAATCCTCACGATGCGGAGGCGATCAGGCGGCGAGCGCCGCCTTGGCCTTCTCAACGATCGCCTGGAACGCGGCGGGCTCGTTGATCGCGAGATCCGACAGCACCTTGCGGTCGACGGTGATGCCGGACTTCGACAGGCCGTCGATAAATCGGCTGTAGGTGAGCTCGAAGGGACGCACGGCGGCGTTCAGGCGCTGGATCCAGAGCGCGCGGAAGGTGCGCTTCTTGCGCTTGCGATCGCGGAACGCATACTGGCCGGCCTTCTCGACGGCCTGCTTGGCGGTGCGGATCGTGTTCTTGCGGCGGCCGTAATAGCCCTTGGCGGCCTTGAAGACTTTCTTGTGCTTGGCGTGGGCGGTCACACCGCGTTTGACGCGAGACATGCCGGAAATCCTTGGATTCAGAGATGACGATCAGCCGCGGCTTTGAGGCGGCCAGGGTTCGGAAGCGAGAGGCCGGTCAGGCGTTCGGCAAGAAGTACTTCTTGACGTTGTCGCCGTCGGTCTTGAACAGCACGCGGGTGCCGCGCAGCTGCCGGATCTGCTTCTTCGTCCGCTTGATCATGCCGTGGCGCTTGCCGCGCTGGGCGTGCATCACTTTGCCGGTGGCAGTCACCTTGAAGCGCTTTTTGGCGCCGGATTTGGTCTTCAGCTTGGGCATTTGGCTCTCCTTGATGCCAACGGCAAGCCGCCCGCAAAAGCGGCGCCATCCGGCGAAAATGCTCGTTAGAGCGTTGGTTGTGCTCAGGTTTCGGGTCCAAACCAGGACCCACCCGCACAGAAACATCGCCACGGCAGCCCTTGATCAGCCGGGCGACGAAGGCCGCGCTTATGCCAGAGACAAAGCCCGTTGGCAACGTCGAACCACGGAATCAGCTATTCCGACCCATGATCAGCCGACCATGACAGTCGAGGATCGACCATGACCCGCCTCATTCGCCGCGCCATCTCCGCCGCCTTCACGACCGCGCTGCTGACGGGCCTCGCGGGCCTGACGGCAAGGCCGGCGCACGCTGCCGGCTTCGATGGCGCCTGGACCGTGCTCATCATCACCGAGGCCGGCAGTTGCGACCAGGGCTACAGCTTCCCGATCCGGATCAGCGGCGGCCGGGTCCTCTCGAACAGCACCGCCAACATTACCGGCTCGGTTGGCCGCGGCGGCGCCGTCACCGTGCGGGTATCCCAGGGTGGTGCCTCGGCCAGTGGCACCGGCCGGCTTGGCGCCACGTCCGGCGTCGGTCGCTGGAGCGGCAAAGGCTCGTCCGGGACCTGCAGGGGGCGGTGGCAGGCGACGCGGTCCTGACCCGGGCCCGCAAGAGCGGCCCTGACGGGCGCCCCAAGAGAAAAGCCCGCCAAACGCGTGGCGGGCCCGGCTTCAGGTGTCGGCGTGCTGGACTTAGCGCGGCGCCAGAACCATGACCACCTGACGTCCCTCGAACCTGGCGTCCTGCTCGACCTTGGCGAACGCCGCCACGTCGGACTTCACCTTGTCGAGCAGCTTGGTGCCGATCTCCTGGTGCGCCATTTCGCGGCCGCGATAGCGCAGCGTGATCTTGACCTTGTCGCCCTCTTCGAAGAACCGCTGCATCGCGCGCATCTTCACGTCGTAGTCGTGGTCGTCGATCATTGGGCGGAGCTTGATCTCCTTGATCTCGACGACCTTCTGCTTCTTGCGGGCCTCGGCGGCCTTCTTCTGCGCCGAATATTTGTACTTCCCGTAGTCCATGATCTTACAGACGGGAGGCGAGTTGTTCGGCGAAATCTCGACCAGATCCATGCCGGCATCAGCGGCCATCTTGATCGCAACAACGGTCTCGACGACACCACGGTTGGTGCCTTCGGCATCGATCAGCTGGATCTGCGCATTGCGAATCTCATCATTGGTACGCGGCCCGTCTTTGACGGCAGCGGGCGGGGCTCGATTGGGGCGGCGAATGGGTAGTGCTCCAAGGTTGTGGAAGAAGGCGGCTAGTTTGAAGGAAGATGCTTTCGCGGGCAAGGTCGCAACGGTCCGGTGCGTCGAAATTCCGCCCGGTCGTCGCGGCTCCTGCGTCGCATGCGCGAGACTTGCGCGTCGATGCATTCCCCCAAGGAAGCCACACGGCCGAGAAATGCGATCAAACTCGCGCTTTTTCGGGCCCTCGTGGTTCCGCCGGGGGACATAGAGTGCGCGGCGCGCTTTCGCAAGCGGCTGCGTCGGGCCGCGCCGATTGACGGAAACGGCCGGTTCGCCCACACAACACCCGACAGCGAGTAACGATCCATGAACCCTGCTGCAGAAAATGCCGATCCGCCCGTCTTCGTCACCGTCGGCGCGGGCGAATCGTCGCGCCGGATCGCGGTGCGGGCGCGGCCAGGCCGTCCGCCCGGGCTGTTCTGGCTCGGTGGCTTCAATTCCGACATGAAAGGCACCAAGGCCCTGGCCCTCGACGCCTGGGCCGCCGAGCGCGGCCGCGCCTGCGTTCGCTTCGACTATTCCGGGCACGGCGAATCCGGCGGACGCTTCGTCGACGGCACCATCAGCCGCTGGCTCGAGGAGAGCGTCGCGGTGTTCCGGCAATTCTGCCGCGGACCTCAGGTCGTGATCGGTTCCTCGATGGGCGGCTGGATGGCGCTGCTGCTGGCGCGCGAGCTGCTCAAGGAGCCGGCCGAAGCAACGCTGGCGGGCCTGGTCCTGATCGCCCCGGCGCCCGATTTCACCGAGGAGCTGATGTGGAAGGGCTTTGCACCGGCGGTCCGGACCGAGATCGAGACTAACGGCGTCTGGATGCGTCCGTCGGAGTATGGCGAGCCCTATCCCATCACCAGGGCGCTGATCGAGGACGGGCGCAATCATCTCCTGCTCGGCGGTGCCATCAAGGTCGGCTGCCCGGTGCGCATCCTGCAGGGCGCGCAGGACCGAGACGTCCCCTGGCAGCATGCGTTCGCACTGACCCACCGCCTGCCGGCCGAAGACGTGGTGCTGACCATGATCCAGGACGGGGACCACCGGCTGTCGCGTCCTCAGGACATCACGCGCATGCTGGCCGCCGTCGGCGAGATGGGCTGAGGCGGCCGGCTTCAGCATCGGGCCTGCCATTCCGCGCGGACGCTCTCGTCGGTCTCCGACGTCAGCGCGGCCTCCGCACGTCGCGCGTAAGCAGCCTCGTCGAGCAGCCAAGCGAGCGCCCAGGCGGCGGCACCGCGCACCAGCGGACTGGGATCGGCGGCCAACCGCTCGGCTGACGGCGTCAGCGCCGCATCGCCGGAGTTGCCGATCGCGATCAGCACGTTGCGCAGGAAGCGGTCGCGGCCGATGCGCTTGATCGGCGATTTCGCGAACAGTGCGCGGAACGCGGCATCGTCGAGCGCCGCCAGC
This region of Bradyrhizobium sp. SZCCHNS1050 genomic DNA includes:
- a CDS encoding flavin monoamine oxidase family protein, whose product is MNVTRRGFLSASAALAVLPIAGRAAQAAVPREADIVVIGAGAAGIAAARRIVAANRKVVVLEAAPQLGGRCRTDAATFGVPFDRGARWLLNADGNPISRLARGLGLDLVAAPVGQKIRVGRRNARPGETEQFLAGLVRANRAIDEAARGKLDTSCAAALPKDLGDWTSTTAFVLGASATGKDLADLSAMDKARAQDRSAPLACRQGLGTFIARLGESLPLSLSTPATRVVWANRDVAVETPAGRIAARAVILTVSTNVLTSGAIKFAPELPKRQLDAAAKLSLGSYDHIALMLAGNPLGLSRDEVIIEQSNSSRTGLLLANIGGSSLCTVDVAGAFGRELSAQGEAAMVDFAREWIGKLFGSEAAAAVKSSAATRWNLAPGVLGAMSAATPGSQGARKILGEPLGPLFLAGEATHETLWGTVDGAWDSGERAAEAALRRIGAIKDAEPEPSSERQRPRRRGKVRSASPED
- a CDS encoding MBL fold metallo-hydrolase, yielding MIHRRTMLKLALGAAGAIAAPAAFAQGTKTGTRMVFLGTKGGPRVGVGASNPANLVVVNGTPFVIDCGTGVSRQLVNAGVPIPSVKYILISHHHSDHNLEYGNLFYNAWAAGLSTPIQSFGPKGLEAMTRSFWETNKFDVDTRIADEGRPDPRPLLVAKDIDADGVVLKTADVTVTAFRTPHPPITDNFAYKFETPDGTIVFSSDTAYNPKLAEFAKGADVLVHECLYVPAVDRLVAKTKNGSTLKKHLLDSHTTTEDVGRIAAAAGVKVLVLSHFVPGDDPEVTDEDWTRDVKKNYTGRIVVAKDLMELKLPV
- a CDS encoding sulfite exporter TauE/SafE family protein — its product is MSLSGLIPADLSLFATIALAIVAFIAATARGFSGFGAALIFMPLASSFATPRLVAPLLLVIDFVSMAPMVAPAWREADRKATAVIVAGALVGVPVGTYFLSRLDPVTVRWIITGFVIALLALLLSGWRYRGREYTALSVAVGCISGFCSGLAQTGGPPIVGYWLGRPIPPKIARANIVLFFGASDFFAMVSYAMSGLITWDSLKLSLLIGPVYALGVAFGASLFGRASEQVFRAICYALIAIAVIAGLPALDGVLGRG
- the pheT gene encoding phenylalanine--tRNA ligase subunit beta, with amino-acid sequence MKFTLSWLKDHLDTDESVETLANKLTMIGLEVEHLEDKAKLLAPYKIARVVSAEQHPNADRLRVCMVDTGDGGAPVQVVCGAPNARAGLVSVFSPPGTYIPGKNITLSVGTIRGVESRGMLCSAAELQISDDHDGIMELPADAPIGTPYAEWAGLGDPQFEINLTPNRQDCTGVHGIARDLAAADMGKLKDPGIKPIRGEFPCPVKVKVEDEKLCPGFALRLVRGVKNGPSPKWLQQRLTSIGLRPINALVDITNYMTFDRARPLHVFDAKKVKGNLVVRRARDGESLLALDGRTYTLDNAMCVIADDAGVESLAGIMGGEASGCDEGTTDVLIESALWNEINIAQTGRKLGINSDARYRFERGVDPAFMVPGLEMATKLVLDLCGGTPSETVVVGNPFGDDRIVDFPLTEVKRLTGIEVPLTEMRRILTHLGFVVAGNGPVVKVAVPSWRSDVHGKADIVEEVVRIVGVDKVPMTPFERGDAPRKPVLTPLQLRTRRAKRALAARGMVEAVTWSFISKPAAELFGGGKAELALANPIASDLSDMRPSLLPGLTATVQANADRGFGDAAIFEVGQVFKGDGPTDQFVAASGIRRGIAPAKGLGRHWTGSQPASAYDAKADALAVLAAAGAPMASLQIVAGGPAWMHPGRSGTIQMGPQNVLGHFGELHPRTLEALKADGPLVAFEVILDRIPAAKAKPTRAKPVLELSAFQPVSRDFAFIVDRKVKAGDIVRAAQGVDKKLITDVTVFDVYEGKGIEDGKKSIAIAVTLQPRDKTMTDEEIDAVAAKITADVGKKTGGTLRG
- a CDS encoding endonuclease domain-containing protein, yielding MDDEKPIWTVSPKLRTNARALRQNSTDAERILWSELRGHRLLGAGFRRQVPIDRYIVDFVCHTARLVIELDGGQHFSTEGEQRDASRSAAIEAKGFHILRFANNDVLANRAGVLETIAAAIAARAPTLTLPRKRGRERD
- the pheS gene encoding phenylalanine--tRNA ligase subunit alpha, coding for MSDLATLETSILDQIAAAGDEAALEAVRVSALGKKGSISALLATLGKMSPDERKTQGAAINLAKDKVTQALTARRDVLKAAALDARLAAETIDVTLPLQDSPAETGRIHPLSQVMDELTTIFADMGFSIAEGPDVETDDYNFTKLNFPEGHPAREMHDTFFFNPKPDGSRMLLRTHTSPVQVRTMLSQKPPIRVICPGRTYRIDSDATHTPQFHQVEGLVIDKGSHLGHLKWILHEFCKAFFEVDHINMKFRPSFFPFTEPSLEVDIQCRRDKGEIRFGEGEDWLEILGCGMVHPNVLRACGIDPDEYQGFAWGMGIDRIAMLKYGMSDLRQLFEGDVRWLSHYGFKPLEVPTLAGGLSS
- the rplT gene encoding 50S ribosomal protein L20, giving the protein MSRVKRGVTAHAKHKKVFKAAKGYYGRRKNTIRTAKQAVEKAGQYAFRDRKRKKRTFRALWIQRLNAAVRPFELTYSRFIDGLSKSGITVDRKVLSDLAINEPAAFQAIVEKAKAALAA
- the rpmI gene encoding 50S ribosomal protein L35, whose product is MPKLKTKSGAKKRFKVTATGKVMHAQRGKRHGMIKRTKKQIRQLRGTRVLFKTDGDNVKKYFLPNA
- the infC gene encoding translation initiation factor IF-3, with the translated sequence MRRPNRAPPAAVKDGPRTNDEIRNAQIQLIDAEGTNRGVVETVVAIKMAADAGMDLVEISPNNSPPVCKIMDYGKYKYSAQKKAAEARKKQKVVEIKEIKLRPMIDDHDYDVKMRAMQRFFEEGDKVKITLRYRGREMAHQEIGTKLLDKVKSDVAAFAKVEQDARFEGRQVVMVLAPR
- a CDS encoding alpha/beta hydrolase is translated as MNPAAENADPPVFVTVGAGESSRRIAVRARPGRPPGLFWLGGFNSDMKGTKALALDAWAAERGRACVRFDYSGHGESGGRFVDGTISRWLEESVAVFRQFCRGPQVVIGSSMGGWMALLLARELLKEPAEATLAGLVLIAPAPDFTEELMWKGFAPAVRTEIETNGVWMRPSEYGEPYPITRALIEDGRNHLLLGGAIKVGCPVRILQGAQDRDVPWQHAFALTHRLPAEDVVLTMIQDGDHRLSRPQDITRMLAAVGEMG